Proteins from a genomic interval of Rattus norvegicus strain BN/NHsdMcwi chromosome 2, GRCr8, whole genome shotgun sequence:
- the S100a6 gene encoding protein S100-A6 translates to MACPLDQAIGLLVAIFHKYSGKEGDKHTLSKKELKELIQKELTIGAKLQDAEIARLMDDLDRNKDQEVNFQEYVAFLGALALIYNEALK, encoded by the exons ATGGCATGCCCCCTGGATCAGGCCATCGGCCTTCTCGTGGCTATCTTCCACAAGTACTCTGGCAAGGAGGGTGACAAGCACACCCTGAgcaagaaggagctgaaggagctgatcCAGAAGGAGCTCACCATTGGTGCT AAGCTGCAGGATGCTGAAATTGCAAGGCTGATGGATGATCTGGACCGTAACAAGGATCAGGAAGTAAACTTCCAGGAGTATGTTGCCTTCCTGGGGGCCTTGGCTTTGATCTACAATGAAGCTCTGAAATAA